Within the Acidimicrobiales bacterium genome, the region CCGCCCCCTCCAGGGCCAGGTCACGGCCTCCCCACGGCTCCAGCAGCCCGGCCACCACCTCCCGGGCCCGATCCGGGGAGCGGGAGCCGACCACCACCCGGTGGCCGACGGCGGCCAGGCGCAGCGCCAGGGCGCCGCCTGCAGGACCGGTACCTCCGAGGACACCCACTAGCACGCCCCCAAGATTGCACAGAGGGGAACGGGCCCCGTGCGAGACTTTCCGGCTCATGGGCATTCTCGACGGGAAGCGGCTCCTCGTGACCGGGGTGCTCACCGATGCCTCGTTGGCCTTCGGCACCGCCGCACTGGCCCAGAAGGAGGGCGCCGAGGTGGTGCTCACCGGCGCGGGCCGGGGGCTCTCGCTGACCAGGCGCACCGCCCGCAAGCTGCCCGCCGAGCCCGAGGTCCTCGAGCTCGACGTGACCGAGCCCGAGCACTTCACCGGGCTCCGCTCGGCCCTGGAGCAGCGCTGGGGCGGGGTGGACGGGGTGGTGCACGCGATCGGCTTCGCCCCCCAGGACGCCCTCGGGGGGGACATCCTGCGGGCCAGCTGGGACGACGTGGCGGTGGCCGTCCGGATCTCCACCTACTCGCTGGCGGCCCTCGCCGGGGCCGTGCTGCCGCTGATGGACGCGGCGGGAGGGGGCTCGATCGTGGCCCTCGACTTCGACGCCACCGTGGCGTGGCCGGCCTACGACTGGATGGGGGTGGCCAAGGCCGGCCTCGAGTCGCTGGCCCGCTACCTGGCCCGCGACCTCGGTCCCCACCGGGTCCGGGTCAACCTGGTGGCGGCGGGGCCGGTGCGGACCCTGGCGGCCAAGTCGATCGCCGGCTTCAGCGCCTTCGAGGACGCGTGGGCCCCGCGCGCCCCCCTGGGCTGGGACGTGACCGACCCCGAGCAGGCCGTGGCCAAGGCCTGCGTGGCCCTGCTCTCCGACCTGTTCCCGATGACCACCGGAGAGGTCGTCCACGTCGACGGCGGCTACCACGCTATGGGGGCCTGAGCCCTTGGTCGCGGCCATCCGGGTCACCGGCGTCTCCAAGCGCTTCCGCCTCCACCACGAGAAGTACTCGTCGCTCAAGGAGCGCATGCTCCACCTCGGGCGCATCCCCTACGAGGACTTCTGGGCCCTGCACGAGATCGACCTCGACATCGCGGAGGGGGAGACGTGGGGGCTGCTCGGCCACAACGGCTCGGGCAAGTCCACCCTCCTCAAGTGCATCAACGGCATCCTGCAGCCGACCACCGGCCGCATCGAGGTGCGGGGCCGGCTGGCGGCGCTGCTCGAGCTCGGGGCCGGCTTCCATCCCGACCTGACCGGGCGGGAGAACGTCTTCCTCAACGCCTCGCTGCTCGGCCTGCCCCGGCGCGAGACCGAGAGCCGCTTCGACGAGATCGTGGACTTTGCCGAGCTCGGTCAGTTCATCGACAACCAGGTGAAGTTCTACTCGTCGGGGATGTACATGCGGCTGGGGTTCGCGGTGGCGGTGAACGCCGATCCCGACATCCTCCTCGTCGACGAGGTCCTGGCCGTGGGCGACGAATCGTTCCAGCGCAAGTGCCTCGACCGCGTGCGCCAGTTCCAGCGCGAGGGCCGCACGATCGTCTTCGTCACCCATGCCCCCGACCTGGTGCGCCAGATCTGCGACAAGGCGGTGGTGCTCGACCACGGCCGGGAGGTGGCGGCGGGCACGCCGGGAGAGGCCATCCGCTCGTTCCGCGAGCACCTGCTGCGCGCCGGGGACCGCCTCGAGCTCGCCCACGAGCTGGCCGCCGTCCTCGACGGGGACGGTACCGGTGAGGGCCAGGAGGAGCTGTCCCCCCAGGAGCGCAAGCGCAACTTCCGGGCCCGCATCACCGCAGTCCGCTGCGAGCACCCCGGCACCTCCCCCCATCTCCTGCCCGGTGACCCGCTC harbors:
- the fabI gene encoding enoyl-ACP reductase FabI; amino-acid sequence: MGILDGKRLLVTGVLTDASLAFGTAALAQKEGAEVVLTGAGRGLSLTRRTARKLPAEPEVLELDVTEPEHFTGLRSALEQRWGGVDGVVHAIGFAPQDALGGDILRASWDDVAVAVRISTYSLAALAGAVLPLMDAAGGGSIVALDFDATVAWPAYDWMGVAKAGLESLARYLARDLGPHRVRVNLVAAGPVRTLAAKSIAGFSAFEDAWAPRAPLGWDVTDPEQAVAKACVALLSDLFPMTTGEVVHVDGGYHAMGA
- a CDS encoding ABC transporter ATP-binding protein, coding for MVAAIRVTGVSKRFRLHHEKYSSLKERMLHLGRIPYEDFWALHEIDLDIAEGETWGLLGHNGSGKSTLLKCINGILQPTTGRIEVRGRLAALLELGAGFHPDLTGRENVFLNASLLGLPRRETESRFDEIVDFAELGQFIDNQVKFYSSGMYMRLGFAVAVNADPDILLVDEVLAVGDESFQRKCLDRVRQFQREGRTIVFVTHAPDLVRQICDKAVVLDHGREVAAGTPGEAIRSFREHLLRAGDRLELAHELAAVLDGDGTGEGQEELSPQERKRNFRARITAVRCEHPGTSPHLLPGDPLSIRVAYEAAERIEDPNFGYAIYDIEGNLLSGNNTRILGTEIACIEGPGEVVFSFPEIPLLDGTYFLTLAITSRDENIVYDWQEQRHQFEVLNPGRAQGMMHLPATVEVRHDGRSAGDAA